From a single Fusobacterium ulcerans ATCC 49185 genomic region:
- a CDS encoding ABC transporter permease subunit gives MLKNAGWPRIIIALFLLSMYVVSPFIGINLKSALGDTLVRFGMNAILVLSLVPMIQSGTGLNFGMPLGVEAGLLGAVISIEIGLSGFAGFIGAIIISIPFAVLFGWLYGHILNKVKGGEMMIATYIGFSSVAVMCIMWLVLPFKSQDMIWAYGGEGLRTTISVESHWHRILDKVLHMPSDMLPVGEIVFFAILAFGMWVFFRSRTGYAMKAVGTNDKFAKATGINIDKIRIKSVVMSTVLAAVGIVVYQQSFGFVQLYLAPFYMAFPAIAAILIGGASVNKVTIVNVIVGTFLFQGILTMTPTVVNNIIQTDMSETIRIIVSNGMILYALTRKEGAGSGK, from the coding sequence ATGTTGAAGAATGCAGGGTGGCCTAGAATAATAATAGCTCTGTTTCTTTTATCTATGTATGTAGTTTCTCCCTTTATAGGAATAAATTTAAAATCAGCTTTAGGAGATACATTAGTAAGATTTGGAATGAATGCAATATTAGTTTTATCTCTTGTACCAATGATACAGTCTGGAACAGGACTAAATTTTGGAATGCCTCTAGGAGTAGAAGCGGGACTTTTGGGAGCTGTAATAAGTATAGAGATTGGACTTAGTGGATTTGCAGGTTTTATAGGAGCAATAATAATATCAATACCCTTTGCTGTTTTATTTGGATGGTTATATGGACATATCCTTAATAAAGTAAAAGGTGGAGAGATGATGATTGCTACATATATTGGATTCTCATCTGTTGCTGTCATGTGTATAATGTGGCTTGTTCTTCCATTTAAAAGTCAGGATATGATCTGGGCTTATGGAGGGGAAGGACTTCGTACAACTATCAGCGTTGAGAGCCACTGGCATAGAATTCTTGACAAGGTGCTCCATATGCCTAGTGATATGCTTCCAGTGGGAGAAATAGTATTTTTTGCTATTTTGGCTTTTGGAATGTGGGTATTTTTCAGATCAAGAACAGGTTATGCAATGAAGGCTGTTGGAACTAATGATAAATTTGCAAAGGCAACTGGAATCAATATAGATAAGATAAGAATAAAATCTGTTGTTATGTCTACAGTACTAGCAGCAGTTGGAATAGTAGTATATCAGCAAAGTTTTGGATTTGTACAGTTATATCTTGCACCATTTTATATGGCATTCCCTGCTATAGCAGCAATTCTTATAGGGGGAGCCTCTGTAAATAAAGTTACTATTGTCAATGTTATAGTTGGAACATTTCTATTTCAAGGGATACTGACAATGACACCTACAGTTGTTAATAATATAATCCAGACAGATATGTCAGAAACAATAAGAATTATAGTATCTAATGGAATGATATTATATGCTTTGACAAGAAAGGAAGGTGCTGGAAGTGGAAAATAA
- a CDS encoding ABC transporter permease — MENKIKKFLVNNVVPIFMVIIILLSIPISGLSIEYLIQEIILRLSRNLFLVLSLLIPIIAGMGLNFGIVLGAMAGQIALIFITDWNVVGLQGFFLAVIITLPIAAFMGYIGGVVLNRAKGREMITSMILGFFINGVYQLLVLYGMGKVIPIKNEAILLSRGHGIRNAIDLKNIRRALDDGIVFNIGQYSIPVLTILAIVLLCIFIVWFRKTKLGQDMRAIGQDIEVSKSSGIAADRTRILAIVISTILAGIGQLIFLQNIGTMNTYNSHEQIGMFAIAALLIGGATVSKASIPNALSGVILFHTMFVLAPRAGKELIGSAQIGEYFRVFVSYGIIALVLILHQWRREKEKEAERKRVLEMNSSQAGGN, encoded by the coding sequence GTGGAAAATAAAATTAAAAAATTCTTAGTAAATAATGTAGTTCCTATATTTATGGTAATAATAATACTTTTGTCTATACCAATATCTGGATTGAGTATAGAGTATCTTATTCAGGAAATAATTCTAAGATTATCTCGTAATCTTTTCCTTGTACTATCTCTTTTGATACCTATAATAGCAGGAATGGGACTTAACTTTGGTATAGTATTGGGAGCGATGGCTGGACAGATAGCCCTTATATTCATAACTGACTGGAATGTAGTTGGACTTCAGGGCTTTTTTCTTGCAGTGATAATAACTCTTCCAATAGCAGCTTTTATGGGATATATAGGTGGAGTTGTTTTAAACAGAGCAAAGGGAAGAGAAATGATTACATCTATGATACTTGGTTTTTTTATAAATGGTGTATATCAACTTTTAGTTCTATATGGAATGGGAAAAGTTATACCTATAAAAAATGAAGCCATACTTCTTTCAAGAGGACATGGAATAAGGAATGCAATAGATTTGAAAAATATAAGAAGAGCTTTAGATGATGGAATCGTATTTAATATAGGGCAGTACTCAATTCCTGTATTAACTATTCTTGCCATAGTACTTTTATGTATCTTCATAGTATGGTTCAGAAAAACTAAGCTTGGTCAGGATATGAGAGCAATAGGACAGGATATAGAAGTATCGAAATCTTCTGGTATAGCAGCTGACAGAACAAGAATACTGGCTATTGTTATTTCTACTATTCTTGCAGGGATAGGGCAGTTGATATTCCTCCAAAATATTGGAACTATGAATACATATAACAGTCATGAGCAGATAGGAATGTTTGCTATTGCTGCTCTTTTAATAGGGGGAGCAACTGTATCTAAGGCTAGTATTCCAAATGCTCTTAGTGGAGTTATCCTTTTTCATACTATGTTTGTCCTTGCTCCAAGAGCAGGAAAAGAACTCATAGGTTCAGCACAGATAGGAGAATATTTTAGAGTATTTGTATCTTATGGAATAATTGCATTGGTTCTTATTCTTCACCAATGGAGGAGAGAGAAAGAAAAAGAAGCAGAAAGGAAAAGAGTGCTTGAGATGAACTCTAGTCAGGCAGGTGGTAATTAA
- a CDS encoding DUF6672 family protein, which yields MKIVRNWIILIIVLIGIAAALFVSGKQHKVFIDNKKAGEYAAVEVSYSINGEKAKKIRVNKKAMVYVKGPKHKLIIEFKDNTGKNVTLENEFKLTPTEDATIYLPLLINGEADWIKSDN from the coding sequence ATGAAAATAGTGAGAAACTGGATAATTTTAATAATTGTCCTTATAGGAATTGCTGCTGCTCTTTTTGTCAGTGGGAAACAGCATAAAGTATTTATAGACAATAAAAAAGCTGGAGAATATGCAGCTGTGGAAGTTTCATATTCTATAAATGGAGAAAAGGCAAAAAAAATCAGAGTAAATAAAAAGGCTATGGTATATGTAAAAGGACCTAAGCATAAATTAATTATTGAATTCAAAGATAATACTGGTAAAAATGTTACATTGGAAAATGAATTTAAACTTACACCAACTGAAGATGCAACTATCTACCTTCCTCTGTTAATAAATGGAGAAGCAGACTGGATAAAAAGCGACAATTAA
- a CDS encoding glucosaminidase domain-containing protein yields MRKKIFVLLIFLFSFTAFSGTTINESELKNKQFYLSKRIDFSAIQGNERKKLFIQTLVPIIENIEIEIKTEKEQIKKIIEKGVTTQEEKDILNNAFAKYKVKNMNTDELLNRMIVPPTSLVIAQASLESGWGTSNVAKKGNNLFGMKSFSKDQSKSVKVGKGTYYKKYETIDESVKDYIMTLARHGAYKQLRTAIVNGENSLKLVKHLNNYSEIREEYGRKLTTIIKANDLLEHDA; encoded by the coding sequence ATGAGAAAAAAAATATTTGTATTATTAATTTTTCTTTTTTCTTTTACTGCTTTTTCAGGAACTACAATAAATGAAAGTGAACTAAAGAATAAACAGTTTTATCTAAGTAAAAGAATTGATTTTAGTGCAATACAAGGAAATGAAAGAAAAAAATTATTTATACAGACTCTTGTACCAATAATTGAGAACATTGAAATAGAGATAAAAACTGAAAAAGAGCAGATAAAGAAAATAATAGAAAAAGGTGTAACAACACAGGAAGAAAAAGATATTTTAAATAATGCTTTTGCTAAGTACAAAGTAAAAAATATGAATACAGATGAGCTTTTGAATAGAATGATAGTGCCTCCCACTTCATTGGTAATAGCTCAAGCTTCTCTGGAAAGTGGATGGGGGACTTCAAATGTAGCTAAAAAGGGAAATAATCTTTTTGGAATGAAATCTTTTTCAAAAGATCAGAGTAAAAGTGTTAAGGTAGGAAAAGGAACTTACTATAAAAAATATGAAACTATAGATGAGTCTGTAAAAGATTATATAATGACATTAGCAAGACATGGAGCTTACAAACAGCTTAGAACAGCAATAGTTAATGGAGAAAATTCATTAAAACTGGTAAAACATCTGAATAACTACTCTGAAATAAGAGAAGAATATGGAAGAAAACTCACTACTATAATAAAAGCTAACGATTTATTAGAGCATGATGCCTAA
- a CDS encoding 4Fe-4S binding protein produces the protein MHVIDKDACIGCGACEGTCPVGAISATDDGKYGISDACVDCGACAGGCPVSAISAE, from the coding sequence ATGCACGTAATAGATAAAGATGCTTGTATAGGGTGTGGAGCTTGTGAAGGAACTTGTCCAGTAGGAGCAATTTCTGCAACTGATGATGGAAAATATGGAATATCAGACGCATGTGTTGATTGTGGAGCTTGTGCAGGTGGATGTCCTGTTTCAGCTATATCAGCTGAGTAG
- a CDS encoding PHP domain-containing protein — MKVDLHLHDNKYSSDSHVSIEEIIKEARIKGLDGIALTNHESTDVRKEIEELVQKYNFPIFPGVEYLTKDGDIVAFGIDELPEEQMTAQEFIDYVAKAGGTCTAAHPYRTNNRGLEDKLNLVKGLTAIEGYNGSTSEYHNGLAVATANKLGIQVLGSSDAHVKEKVGVFATLLPYRVNNVKELIEALKTNKCKPLVYKNNKYEVIE, encoded by the coding sequence ATGAAAGTAGACTTGCATTTACATGATAATAAATATTCTTCAGATAGTCATGTATCAATAGAGGAAATTATAAAAGAAGCTCGAATAAAAGGATTAGATGGAATTGCTCTTACAAATCATGAGAGTACTGATGTAAGAAAAGAGATAGAAGAACTTGTTCAAAAATATAATTTTCCAATTTTTCCTGGAGTGGAATATCTGACTAAAGATGGAGATATAGTTGCATTTGGAATTGATGAACTTCCAGAGGAACAGATGACTGCTCAGGAATTTATAGATTATGTAGCAAAAGCAGGAGGAACTTGTACTGCTGCCCATCCATACAGAACAAACAACAGAGGATTGGAAGATAAACTTAATTTGGTAAAAGGGCTTACAGCTATTGAGGGATATAATGGAAGCACTAGTGAGTACCATAATGGACTGGCTGTAGCAACTGCAAATAAACTTGGAATACAGGTGCTTGGCTCAAGTGATGCTCATGTAAAGGAAAAAGTAGGAGTATTTGCCACTCTTCTCCCTTATAGAGTCAATAATGTAAAAGAACTTATAGAAGCTTTGAAAACTAACAAGTGTAAACCTTTAGTATATAAAAATAATAAATATGAAGTAATAGAATAA
- a CDS encoding ABC transporter substrate-binding protein, translated as MKKISLLSAIFMLALSFNIFAEGSLKVVAAYGGKEKIFQQFTKDTGIKVDFIDMSSGEVLSKLQAEKGKPSADVWFGGGLDSFITAKNKGLLEQYISPEMKEVPLKYRDKDGYWSGVSLVLVGFMVNNEILADKKLAAPKTWADLTKPEYRDEVIMANPAISGTNYALVDNLIQELGEDKAWEYFEALNKNVPFLAKRGGEPPMKVTTGEFGVAVIPMSGEFILMEGKYPVTTIYPEDMIPWVPAGMAIFKNAENLPEAKKFIDWALSEKGQTVIRDEDPRAMVRNGIKTPESIKTIDMDKLINIDIERLGNEREKVLNEWNKRFGNKAK; from the coding sequence ATGAAAAAAATATCATTGTTATCTGCAATTTTTATGTTGGCTTTGAGCTTTAATATTTTTGCAGAAGGAAGTCTTAAAGTCGTAGCAGCATATGGAGGAAAGGAAAAGATATTCCAACAGTTCACAAAGGATACTGGAATAAAAGTAGATTTTATAGATATGTCATCTGGAGAGGTTTTATCAAAACTACAGGCTGAAAAAGGGAAACCATCTGCTGATGTATGGTTTGGTGGAGGACTGGATAGTTTTATCACTGCTAAAAATAAAGGACTTTTAGAACAATATATTTCACCAGAAATGAAAGAAGTGCCTTTGAAATATAGAGATAAAGATGGATACTGGTCAGGTGTTTCTCTAGTTCTTGTAGGCTTTATGGTAAATAATGAAATATTGGCAGATAAAAAACTAGCAGCTCCTAAAACTTGGGCAGATTTGACAAAACCTGAATACAGAGATGAAGTTATTATGGCTAATCCAGCTATTTCAGGAACTAACTATGCATTAGTAGATAATCTTATCCAAGAGCTTGGAGAGGATAAAGCATGGGAATATTTTGAAGCATTGAATAAAAATGTACCTTTTTTAGCTAAAAGAGGAGGAGAGCCTCCAATGAAAGTTACTACTGGAGAATTTGGGGTGGCTGTAATTCCTATGTCTGGGGAGTTTATATTAATGGAAGGAAAATATCCTGTAACAACTATTTATCCCGAAGATATGATACCTTGGGTTCCAGCAGGGATGGCAATATTTAAAAATGCTGAAAATTTACCAGAAGCTAAAAAGTTTATAGACTGGGCATTATCAGAAAAAGGACAGACAGTTATTAGAGATGAAGATCCTAGAGCTATGGTTAGAAATGGTATCAAGACACCTGAAAGTATAAAGACTATTGACATGGACAAATTAATCAATATTGATATTGAGAGATTAGGAAATGAGAGAGAAAAGGTTTTAAATGAATGGAATAAAAGATTTGGAAATAAAGCAAAATAA
- a CDS encoding ABC transporter permease → MKFYRGIFSENYVLLKNTLMTSTVSAGVSSICGAVIAFYMIFSGKKIRNFFYYLLMLTMISPPFIFGISYIMLFGRRGLITYRVLGLHINPYGLKGIILLQIIGEISFAAFMLYEIFKNIDYNLIAVSRSLGASPWETVKRVIFPLSVPALIGTFFILFTKNLADFGSAVIIGGRYSTLATEAYLTVIGEGNMPKAAAMTLLLILPALLAFWLYRKVLIKNLNLASDIKGSGLKNISFKLPVWVKTILGITAWFFFLIMLLQYSAIFFSGFYNYTSKGIEFTFEYLERFQLSALKVFLRSIIYAFIAGILSSVIGILISYYNKNRDNKFMQIIEFFASLPYIIPGTFFGLGYILAFNRGIFTLTGTAAIVILNCTFRQISIGAKAGDSILTKLNPNMEKAAKDLGASKIRILLDIIFPVLKPAFLISFINCFIATMTTIGAIIFLISPGTNVATVVLFTHVAQGEYGLASITALAITIVTFSLNIAVYRFLKK, encoded by the coding sequence TTGAAATTTTATAGAGGTATTTTCAGTGAAAATTATGTTCTGCTGAAAAATACATTGATGACTTCAACAGTATCAGCTGGAGTATCTTCTATATGTGGAGCTGTTATAGCTTTTTATATGATTTTTTCAGGAAAAAAAATTAGAAATTTTTTCTATTATTTATTAATGCTGACTATGATATCGCCACCTTTTATTTTTGGAATATCGTATATTATGCTTTTTGGAAGAAGAGGGCTTATTACATATAGGGTTTTGGGATTGCATATCAATCCTTATGGTTTAAAAGGAATTATACTATTGCAGATTATAGGGGAAATTTCTTTTGCTGCTTTTATGCTTTATGAAATATTTAAGAATATTGACTATAATTTGATTGCAGTATCAAGATCACTAGGTGCTTCACCATGGGAAACTGTAAAAAGGGTTATTTTTCCTTTATCAGTTCCAGCACTTATAGGAACATTTTTTATTTTATTTACAAAGAATCTGGCAGATTTTGGAAGTGCTGTTATTATTGGGGGGAGATATAGCACACTGGCAACAGAAGCATATTTGACTGTGATTGGTGAGGGTAATATGCCTAAGGCAGCAGCTATGACATTGCTCCTCATTTTACCTGCACTTTTAGCATTCTGGCTCTACAGAAAAGTTTTAATTAAAAATTTAAATCTGGCTTCTGATATAAAGGGTAGTGGATTGAAAAATATATCATTTAAACTTCCAGTTTGGGTAAAAACTATTTTAGGAATAACAGCATGGTTTTTCTTTTTAATCATGCTTTTACAATATTCAGCAATATTTTTTTCAGGATTCTATAACTATACTTCTAAAGGAATAGAATTTACTTTTGAATATTTAGAAAGATTTCAGCTGTCTGCCTTGAAAGTATTTTTAAGAAGTATAATTTATGCTTTTATAGCTGGGATTCTTTCATCAGTAATAGGAATTTTAATCTCTTATTATAACAAAAATAGAGATAATAAATTTATGCAGATCATTGAATTTTTTGCCAGCCTTCCATATATTATTCCAGGAACATTTTTTGGATTGGGATATATACTGGCTTTTAACAGAGGAATATTTACTTTGACTGGAACAGCTGCTATAGTTATACTAAACTGTACTTTCAGACAGATAAGTATAGGAGCAAAGGCAGGAGATTCAATATTGACTAAACTTAATCCTAATATGGAGAAGGCAGCTAAAGATTTAGGAGCTTCTAAAATTAGAATATTATTGGATATAATATTTCCTGTATTAAAACCAGCTTTTCTAATTTCTTTTATCAACTGCTTTATTGCTACTATGACAACAATAGGAGCTATTATTTTCCTGATTTCTCCAGGAACTAATGTAGCTACGGTTGTACTGTTCACTCATGTAGCACAGGGAGAATATGGACTGGCTTCTATAACAGCACTAGCTATAACTATTGTTACTTTTTCTTTGAATATTGCAGTTTACAGATTTTTAAAAAAATAG
- a CDS encoding ABC transporter ATP-binding protein — MYLKIENIRKMFDKTRGIKDINFSIEKGELISFLGPSGCGKTTLLNIIGGFIQPETGKIYLEGEEITNFPPEIRNISTVFQNYALFPHMNVIENIKYGLKYKKISKKEQEDLVQDYLKIVGLEGYEKVSIHELSGGQQQRVALARALVLHPKLLLLDEPFSNLDAKLKISMREELKQLQKKLNISMIFVTHDQEEALSLSDKIVVMNMGEIIQIGTPEEIYYNPANDYVADFIGKANFITKDGKKVLLRPEDISMRKSENGEWVIVSKEFMGAYTIFKIKNSQSELYTSIQGEESKNFKINEKVKISY, encoded by the coding sequence ATGTATCTAAAAATTGAAAATATAAGAAAAATGTTTGATAAAACCAGAGGGATAAAGGATATAAATTTTTCAATAGAAAAAGGAGAATTGATATCTTTTTTAGGACCGAGCGGCTGTGGGAAAACAACTCTTTTAAATATAATAGGAGGATTTATTCAGCCTGAAACTGGAAAAATATATCTCGAAGGGGAAGAAATTACTAATTTTCCTCCTGAAATAAGAAATATATCTACAGTTTTTCAAAATTATGCTCTTTTTCCTCATATGAATGTTATTGAAAATATAAAGTATGGACTTAAATATAAAAAAATATCTAAAAAAGAGCAGGAAGATTTAGTTCAGGATTATCTGAAAATAGTTGGCTTGGAAGGATATGAAAAAGTTTCTATTCACGAATTAAGTGGAGGGCAGCAGCAGAGAGTTGCTTTAGCCAGAGCTTTAGTTCTTCACCCTAAGCTTTTATTATTAGATGAACCTTTCAGCAATCTTGATGCAAAATTAAAAATAAGTATGAGAGAGGAGCTAAAGCAGCTTCAAAAAAAACTGAATATCAGTATGATATTTGTAACCCATGATCAAGAAGAAGCTTTGAGCCTTTCTGATAAAATAGTAGTTATGAATATGGGAGAAATCATACAAATTGGGACACCAGAGGAAATATATTATAATCCAGCGAATGATTATGTAGCTGATTTTATAGGGAAAGCAAATTTTATTACAAAAGATGGAAAAAAAGTTTTGCTGCGTCCAGAGGATATTTCTATGAGGAAATCAGAAAATGGAGAATGGGTAATTGTTTCAAAAGAGTTTATGGGAGCTTACACAATTTTTAAAATAAAAAATTCTCAATCTGAACTATATACAAGTATTCAGGGAGAAGAGAGTAAAAATTTCAAAATAAATGAAAAAGTAAAAATAAGCTATTAA